Proteins encoded within one genomic window of Streptomyces sp. NBC_00523:
- a CDS encoding DUF4365 domain-containing protein, translating into MALAQPEPSGLLPQRTAPLRGGLATTACMETLQVGYLHAVAAAAGCSLSQPFPDNGIDWHVSHGSPGHLVDDEVTIKVQLKCTYQIPARPPGPTFAFTLDNAHLVKLARTPVSVHKILVVMLVPRSQDDWLRAGPDSLDLRHCCYWTNLAGHPVTGRHRTTVRLMTSRVFNDRALCEIMTRVGAGGRP; encoded by the coding sequence ATGGCGCTCGCGCAGCCCGAACCGAGCGGGCTGCTGCCCCAGCGGACCGCACCGCTGCGCGGCGGACTCGCCACCACCGCCTGCATGGAGACCCTCCAGGTGGGCTACCTCCACGCCGTCGCCGCGGCGGCGGGCTGCTCGCTGTCGCAGCCCTTCCCCGACAACGGCATCGACTGGCACGTGAGCCACGGTTCCCCCGGTCACCTCGTGGACGACGAGGTGACCATCAAGGTCCAGCTGAAGTGCACCTACCAGATACCGGCCCGGCCGCCCGGCCCGACCTTCGCCTTCACGCTGGACAACGCCCACCTGGTGAAGCTCGCCCGGACGCCCGTGTCCGTGCACAAGATCCTGGTCGTGATGCTCGTGCCGCGCAGCCAGGACGACTGGCTGCGGGCCGGCCCGGACAGCCTCGACCTGCGGCACTGCTGTTACTGGACCAATCTGGCCGGACACCCCGTGACCGGCCGCCACCGGACCACCGTGCGGCTCATGACCTCGCGCGTCTTCAACGACCGGGCGCTCTGCGAGATCATGACCCGCGTCGGGGCGGGAGGGAGACCCTGA
- a CDS encoding 3'-5' exonuclease — protein sequence MTHWYEGPLAAFDTETTGVDVEEDRIVSAALVVQDRSDGPVRVTRWLVNPGVPVPPGATEIHGLTDDHLQRNGRWPAPAVEEMARALAEQCAAGRPLVVMNAPFDLTLLDRELKRHRASSLGAYLERSPLCVLDPRVLDKHLDRYRKGRRTLTDLCELYGVLLDGAHDAAADAAASLELVRAVGRRFSARLERLTPAELHTLQAVWHAAQARGLQAWFARSGTPETVDPAWPLRPELRTAA from the coding sequence ATGACTCATTGGTACGAAGGGCCGCTGGCCGCTTTCGACACGGAGACGACGGGTGTGGACGTCGAGGAGGACCGGATCGTCTCGGCCGCCCTGGTGGTACAGGACCGGTCGGACGGGCCGGTGCGCGTCACCCGCTGGCTGGTGAATCCGGGGGTGCCGGTCCCCCCGGGGGCGACGGAGATACACGGGCTGACCGACGACCACCTCCAGCGCAACGGCCGCTGGCCGGCGCCGGCGGTCGAGGAGATGGCGCGGGCGCTGGCCGAGCAGTGCGCGGCGGGGCGGCCGCTCGTCGTGATGAACGCGCCGTTCGATCTGACGCTGCTGGACCGGGAGTTGAAGCGGCACCGGGCGTCGTCGCTGGGCGCGTACCTGGAGCGGTCGCCGCTGTGCGTGCTGGACCCCCGGGTGCTGGACAAGCACCTGGACCGCTACCGCAAGGGCCGTCGCACGCTGACGGATCTCTGCGAGCTGTACGGCGTGCTGCTGGACGGGGCGCACGACGCGGCGGCGGACGCCGCCGCCTCGCTGGAGCTGGTCCGGGCGGTGGGGCGCCGCTTCTCGGCCCGGCTCGAACGGCTGACCCCGGCGGAGCTGCACACGCTCCAGGCGGTGTGGCACGCCGCCCAGGCGCGGGGGCTCCAGGCGTGGTTCGCGCGGAGCGGGACGCCGGAGACGGTGGACCCGGCCTGGCCGCTGCGCCCGGAGCTGCGCACGGCCGCGTGA
- a CDS encoding SRPBCC family protein, with protein sequence MNWNHYRFVSVWEFRAPPEAVYAALERVQDYPRWWPQVREVTRSGSESGTTRIRSLLPYDLVTTVRERRHDPAHGVLEAALGGDLDGWVRWTVAPRGSGTRVVYEQEVEVRRRLLRVLAVPCRPVFRANHALMMRAGRRGLAARLEAV encoded by the coding sequence ATGAACTGGAACCACTACCGATTCGTCAGCGTATGGGAGTTCCGGGCGCCGCCCGAGGCCGTGTACGCCGCGCTCGAACGCGTCCAGGACTATCCCCGGTGGTGGCCGCAGGTCCGCGAGGTCACCCGGTCCGGCAGCGAGTCCGGCACCACCCGGATCCGCTCCCTCCTCCCGTACGACCTCGTCACGACCGTGCGCGAACGGCGCCACGACCCGGCGCACGGCGTCCTCGAAGCCGCGCTCGGCGGCGATCTCGACGGCTGGGTCCGCTGGACGGTCGCGCCCCGCGGCTCCGGCACCCGGGTCGTCTACGAGCAGGAGGTGGAGGTGCGCCGGAGGCTGCTGCGGGTCCTCGCGGTGCCCTGCCGGCCGGTGTTCCGCGCCAACCACGCTCTGATGATGCGGGCCGGGCGGCGCGGACTCGCGGCCCGGCTGGAAGCGGTTTGA
- a CDS encoding SCO7613 C-terminal domain-containing membrane protein, protein MFGRVARSTLAFMEHVPPPAEELALLDRELARLDARRAQLLTRRAWLLRALAATGPAPWGPPQGSVAPWGPGGFGPARPASKRSVQNVLLVLGGLLLAVAALAFTLVSWGDLGIGGRSAVLTAVTAGALAAPATLLRRGLAATAEALVAVASVLMVLDAYAVYAVALPDAGGAAYTGTAAAVLALLWTAYGLLLGRLRLPLPLAVVSAQLPLVLWVWAADGGPLWFSGALLVTAALDGVVALAVGRASVRVVACVALCATGGAGLLVALVESLTAAGPAGAVVPGALLLAGAALALAGARRAPVAFATAGGLVAGLVAVAAVGGVPAAGVPDGWRVLAYLLCAGAVLFSVRAPLGVAAARGLAWASAAVVAGAVLVSLVPVTVVAAGPVTRLGAVWSGAPRGGARGAVGATDLPWDAMASAPVVLLLVAVALGAAFRRWDGLLRWAGPLLVPGPAWRGAAGAAGVALGWAGLMVLPAALDLSFAAAQAGQLVLAMAAFGLAVAGLRAGARALAVTAGAVGVAGAVGAGLLALATEAATYTAFGLLMVVFVALAVALDRQEGVAPPVVSAAACAAVACAVVPVAALGSSLGLAVYEAAVPLLAVPTATVLVGARLRGHPVAVPVEVTGAAAGVVAVAMAVDDARFLALVLALCGVLAAGTALRPERRPLAGYLATGLFVLAAWVRLAVSGVSAPEAYTLPVTVPALVVGVLRRRRDPSASSWAAYGAGLAVTLVPSLGAAWTDPHWTRPLLLGVAALGVTLAGARLRLQALLVLGGAVLALDALHELAPYVVQVAGALPRWVAPALAGVLLLVVGATYEKRLRDARRLKEALGRMR, encoded by the coding sequence ATGTTCGGCCGCGTGGCGCGCAGCACACTCGCCTTCATGGAACATGTGCCGCCGCCCGCCGAGGAATTGGCGCTCCTCGATCGTGAACTGGCCCGGCTGGACGCCCGCCGGGCCCAGCTGCTGACCCGCCGCGCCTGGCTGCTGCGGGCACTCGCAGCCACCGGACCCGCCCCCTGGGGGCCGCCTCAGGGCTCTGTCGCGCCCTGGGGCCCCGGCGGGTTCGGCCCGGCGCGTCCGGCCTCGAAGCGCAGTGTGCAGAACGTGCTGCTGGTCCTCGGCGGGCTGCTCCTCGCGGTCGCCGCCCTCGCGTTCACCCTGGTCAGCTGGGGCGACCTGGGCATCGGCGGGCGCAGCGCGGTGCTGACCGCGGTGACGGCCGGGGCGCTGGCCGCTCCGGCGACGCTGCTGCGCCGGGGTCTGGCCGCGACGGCGGAGGCGCTGGTGGCGGTGGCGTCGGTGCTGATGGTGCTCGACGCGTACGCGGTGTACGCGGTGGCGCTGCCGGACGCGGGCGGTGCGGCGTACACGGGGACGGCGGCGGCGGTGCTCGCGCTGCTGTGGACGGCCTACGGGCTGCTCCTGGGCCGGCTGCGGCTGCCGCTGCCGCTGGCGGTCGTCTCGGCGCAGCTGCCGCTGGTGCTGTGGGTGTGGGCGGCGGACGGCGGGCCGCTGTGGTTCTCGGGGGCACTGCTGGTGACGGCCGCGCTGGACGGCGTGGTGGCGCTGGCCGTCGGACGGGCGTCGGTACGGGTCGTGGCGTGCGTCGCCCTGTGCGCGACGGGCGGGGCGGGGTTGCTGGTGGCGCTCGTGGAGTCGCTGACGGCGGCCGGGCCCGCCGGTGCGGTGGTGCCGGGGGCGCTGCTGCTGGCCGGTGCGGCGCTCGCCCTGGCGGGGGCGCGCCGGGCTCCGGTGGCGTTCGCGACGGCCGGCGGGCTGGTGGCCGGTCTCGTGGCCGTGGCGGCCGTGGGCGGGGTACCGGCGGCCGGGGTGCCGGACGGCTGGCGGGTCCTGGCGTACCTGCTGTGCGCCGGGGCGGTGCTGTTCTCCGTACGCGCTCCGCTGGGCGTCGCGGCGGCGCGGGGGCTCGCGTGGGCGTCGGCGGCCGTGGTGGCGGGTGCGGTGCTGGTGTCGCTGGTGCCGGTGACGGTGGTCGCGGCGGGTCCGGTGACGCGGCTGGGCGCGGTGTGGTCCGGGGCGCCGCGCGGCGGGGCCCGGGGCGCGGTGGGTGCGACGGACCTGCCGTGGGACGCGATGGCGTCCGCGCCGGTGGTGCTGCTGCTGGTGGCCGTGGCGCTGGGCGCCGCGTTCCGCCGGTGGGACGGTCTGCTCCGGTGGGCCGGGCCGTTGCTGGTGCCCGGGCCCGCGTGGCGGGGTGCGGCGGGGGCGGCCGGGGTGGCGCTGGGCTGGGCGGGGCTGATGGTGCTGCCGGCCGCGCTGGACCTGTCCTTCGCGGCGGCCCAGGCGGGGCAGCTGGTCCTGGCCATGGCGGCGTTCGGCCTGGCGGTGGCCGGGCTGCGGGCCGGGGCGCGGGCCCTGGCGGTGACGGCCGGTGCGGTCGGGGTGGCCGGTGCGGTGGGCGCGGGTCTGCTGGCGCTGGCGACGGAGGCGGCGACGTACACGGCGTTCGGTCTGCTGATGGTGGTGTTCGTGGCGCTCGCGGTGGCCCTGGACCGGCAGGAGGGCGTCGCGCCGCCGGTGGTGTCGGCGGCGGCCTGTGCGGCGGTGGCGTGCGCCGTGGTGCCGGTGGCCGCGCTGGGGTCCTCGCTGGGCCTCGCGGTGTACGAGGCGGCGGTACCCCTGCTGGCGGTGCCGACGGCGACGGTGCTGGTGGGGGCGCGGCTGAGGGGTCACCCGGTGGCGGTGCCGGTCGAGGTGACCGGTGCGGCGGCGGGTGTGGTGGCGGTCGCCATGGCGGTGGACGACGCGCGGTTCCTGGCGCTGGTGCTGGCGCTGTGCGGGGTGCTCGCGGCGGGGACGGCGCTGCGCCCGGAGCGGCGGCCGCTCGCGGGGTACCTGGCGACGGGGCTGTTCGTGCTGGCGGCGTGGGTGCGGCTCGCGGTGTCGGGGGTGTCGGCCCCGGAGGCGTACACCCTGCCGGTGACCGTGCCGGCGCTGGTGGTCGGGGTCCTGCGCCGTCGCCGCGATCCGTCGGCCTCGTCGTGGGCGGCGTACGGGGCGGGGCTCGCGGTGACGCTGGTGCCGTCGCTGGGCGCGGCCTGGACGGACCCGCACTGGACGCGCCCGCTGCTGCTGGGCGTGGCGGCCCTGGGGGTCACGCTGGCGGGGGCGCGGCTGCGGCTCCAGGCGCTGCTGGTGCTGGGCGGCGCGGTGCTGGCGCTGGACGCGCTGCACGAGCTGGCGCCGTACGTGGTGCAGGTGGCGGGGGCGCTGCCGCGGTGGGTGGCGCCGGCGCTGGCCGGGGTGCTGCTGCTGGTCGTGGGGGCGACGTACGAGAAGCGGCTGCGGGACGCCCGGCGGCTGAAGGAGGCGCTGGGGCGGATGCGGTGA
- a CDS encoding TIGR02611 family protein, translating to MNAESDERDGAAAAKTPAPAAGEAPRDATGDVIPGVTKEDPSLGSRAPGFIKASRALHISWQVGVFVVGLAVVVAGIIMLPLPGPGWLVIFGGMAIWATEFVWAQLVLRWTRRKVTEAAQRALDPKVRRRNIILTVIGLVIIAVLVGIYVWKFGIVMPWKIHE from the coding sequence ATGAATGCGGAGAGTGACGAGCGGGACGGTGCCGCCGCGGCGAAGACACCGGCTCCCGCCGCGGGGGAAGCGCCCCGCGACGCGACGGGGGACGTCATACCGGGAGTGACCAAGGAGGACCCGTCGCTCGGCTCCAGAGCGCCGGGCTTCATCAAGGCGTCCCGGGCCCTGCACATCAGCTGGCAGGTCGGCGTCTTCGTCGTCGGCCTCGCCGTCGTCGTGGCCGGCATCATCATGCTGCCGCTGCCGGGCCCCGGCTGGCTGGTGATCTTCGGCGGCATGGCGATCTGGGCCACCGAGTTCGTCTGGGCCCAGCTGGTGCTGCGCTGGACCCGGCGCAAGGTCACCGAGGCCGCCCAGCGGGCGCTCGACCCCAAGGTCCGGCGGCGCAACATCATCCTCACGGTGATCGGACTCGTGATCATCGCCGTGCTCGTCGGGATCTACGTGTGGAAGTTCGGGATCGTCATGCCCTGGAAGATCCACGAGTGA
- a CDS encoding SsgA family sporulation/cell division regulator produces MNTTVSCELHLRLVVSSESSLPVPAGLRYDTADPYAVHATFHTGAEETVEWVFARDLLAEGLHRPTGTGDVRVWPSRSHGQGVVCIALSSPEGEALLEAPARALESFLKRTDAAVPPGTEHRHFDLDTELSHILAES; encoded by the coding sequence ATGAACACCACGGTCAGCTGCGAGCTGCACCTGCGCCTCGTTGTGTCGAGCGAGTCCTCACTGCCTGTACCCGCGGGCCTGCGGTATGACACGGCCGATCCGTATGCCGTGCACGCCACCTTCCACACCGGAGCGGAGGAGACGGTCGAGTGGGTTTTCGCCCGCGACCTCCTTGCCGAGGGGCTGCACCGGCCCACCGGCACCGGAGACGTACGTGTCTGGCCATCCCGTAGTCACGGCCAGGGCGTCGTCTGCATCGCGCTGAGCTCCCCAGAGGGCGAAGCACTGCTCGAGGCCCCGGCACGGGCCCTGGAGTCGTTCCTGAAGCGGACCGACGCCGCGGTTCCACCGGGCACCGAACACCGTCACTTCGACCTCGATACGGAGCTCTCACACATCCTGGCCGAGAGCTGA
- a CDS encoding CGNR zinc finger domain-containing protein, which produces MLIPHDTRIALDLVVDLVNTAPESEPEGGGAPADGLADVTALHAFAVRHRVSGIGELDQQDLKAVHDVRARFAEVFAAGDARTAAGLVNALVAAAGTTPQLTAHDGYDWHVHYFSPDASIADHLAADCGMALAFIIVAGETERLRRCEAPDCRNAFVDLSRNRSRRYCSSRTCGNRLHVAAYRARRREAAG; this is translated from the coding sequence GTGCTGATCCCCCACGACACCCGGATCGCCCTCGACCTAGTGGTCGATCTGGTGAACACCGCGCCGGAGAGCGAGCCGGAAGGGGGCGGGGCACCGGCCGACGGGCTCGCCGACGTCACGGCACTCCACGCGTTCGCCGTACGCCACCGCGTGAGCGGGATCGGCGAGCTCGACCAGCAGGACCTGAAGGCCGTGCACGACGTGCGCGCCCGGTTCGCCGAGGTCTTCGCCGCCGGGGACGCGCGCACCGCCGCCGGGCTGGTGAACGCCCTGGTGGCCGCCGCGGGCACCACGCCGCAGCTCACCGCCCACGACGGCTACGACTGGCATGTGCACTACTTCTCGCCGGACGCCTCGATCGCCGACCACCTGGCGGCCGACTGCGGCATGGCCCTCGCCTTCATCATCGTGGCGGGCGAGACGGAGCGGCTGCGGCGGTGCGAGGCGCCGGACTGCCGGAACGCCTTCGTGGACCTCTCGCGCAACCGCTCCCGCCGCTACTGCTCCAGCCGCACCTGCGGTAACCGCCTGCACGTCGCCGCGTACCGGGCGCGCCGCCGGGAAGCGGCCGGCTGA
- a CDS encoding acetylxylan esterase yields MALFDLPLDQLRGYRPDPDEPEDFDAFWQLTLDEAAAHPLDAEFAPYDGALAAVDSYDVSFAGWGGHRIRAWLNVPAGAEGPLPTVVHYLGYSGGRGLPHDHLVWPSAGWAALIVDTRGQGAVNHHSAGATPDPYGAANPQAPGFMTNGVLDPETYYYRRVFTDAVRAVEVARSHPAVDPARIVVNGASQGGGISQAVAALSPHVKAAFVDVPFLTHFRRAVEITDEDPYQEIVRFLATRHGADAQVFRTLSYFDGVSFAARASVPALYSVALMDAICPPSTVFAAYNRWAGPKEIEIYPWNGHEGGTGVQRQVQLRKLRELS; encoded by the coding sequence ATGGCCCTGTTCGACCTGCCCCTGGACCAGCTGCGCGGCTACCGGCCCGACCCCGACGAGCCGGAGGACTTCGACGCCTTCTGGCAGCTCACCCTGGACGAGGCCGCCGCCCACCCGCTGGACGCCGAGTTCGCGCCCTACGACGGCGCGCTGGCCGCCGTCGACTCGTACGACGTGTCGTTCGCGGGCTGGGGCGGGCACCGGATACGCGCCTGGCTGAACGTCCCCGCGGGTGCCGAGGGCCCCCTGCCGACCGTCGTGCACTACCTCGGTTACAGCGGCGGGCGCGGGCTGCCCCACGACCACCTGGTGTGGCCCTCGGCCGGCTGGGCCGCGCTGATCGTGGACACCCGCGGCCAGGGCGCGGTCAACCACCACTCGGCGGGCGCCACGCCGGACCCGTACGGCGCCGCCAACCCGCAGGCGCCCGGCTTCATGACCAACGGCGTCCTCGACCCGGAGACGTACTACTACCGCCGGGTCTTCACCGACGCGGTGCGGGCCGTCGAGGTGGCCCGCAGCCACCCGGCCGTCGATCCCGCCCGCATCGTCGTCAACGGCGCCAGCCAGGGCGGCGGCATCTCCCAGGCCGTGGCGGCCCTCAGCCCGCACGTGAAGGCCGCCTTCGTGGACGTGCCGTTCCTGACGCACTTCCGGCGGGCCGTCGAGATCACCGACGAGGACCCGTACCAGGAGATCGTCCGCTTCCTCGCCACCCGGCACGGCGCGGACGCCCAGGTGTTCCGCACCCTGTCGTACTTCGACGGCGTCAGCTTCGCCGCCCGCGCGAGCGTGCCCGCCCTCTACTCGGTCGCCCTGATGGACGCGATCTGCCCGCCCTCCACCGTCTTCGCCGCCTACAACCGCTGGGCCGGGCCCAAGGAGATCGAGATCTACCCCTGGAACGGCCACGAGGGCGGCACCGGCGTCCAGCGCCAGGTCCAGCTGCGGAAGCTGCGCGAGCTGAGCTGA
- a CDS encoding DsbA family protein, which translates to MSDSTPAAPVVLDVWCELQCPDCHHALTDVHALRARYGDRLDIRLRHFPLEKHKHAYAAAQAAEEAVVQGSGWPYIEAVLARTGDLGARGEKLLVEVAGELGLDAEEFDTALIDGRHMLIVDADQAEGKAIGVTGTPTYVIGGERLDGGRSQDGLRARIEEIADRLLAGQG; encoded by the coding sequence ATGAGCGATTCCACCCCCGCCGCACCGGTCGTCCTCGACGTCTGGTGCGAGCTCCAGTGCCCCGACTGCCACCACGCCCTGACCGATGTGCACGCCCTGCGGGCCCGGTACGGCGACCGGCTGGACATCCGGCTGCGGCACTTCCCCCTGGAGAAGCACAAGCACGCCTACGCCGCCGCGCAGGCCGCCGAGGAGGCCGTGGTCCAGGGCAGCGGCTGGCCGTACATCGAGGCGGTGCTCGCGCGCACGGGTGACCTCGGGGCGCGGGGCGAGAAGCTGCTGGTCGAGGTGGCCGGGGAGCTGGGGCTGGACGCGGAGGAGTTCGACACCGCGCTCATCGACGGCCGGCACATGCTGATCGTGGACGCGGACCAGGCCGAGGGCAAGGCCATCGGGGTCACCGGCACACCGACGTACGTGATCGGCGGGGAGCGCCTGGACGGCGGCAGGAGCCAGGACGGGCTGCGCGCGCGGATCGAGGAGATCGCCGACCGGCTCCTGGCCGGACAGGGCTGA
- a CDS encoding GNAT family N-acetyltransferase: MTTTLRPAGPIQSGADGAQRRAYDVCDNGRPVGSVALAVEPGAGGATGLIRALRIDEAVRRRGRGTIAALASEEILRGWGCTQVCTEVAAGDAAGQRLAAALGYTERSRNMVKTLPEEPPVLPDGLTAHPMTPEEFAVWERDAVAAYTENLVSRGVPREAAPAAARASHARHLPDGLATEGVRLDYLRREGETVGHVWEAPFEMHPGMRIGYVFDVEVAEPYRGRGYGRALMLQAERIALAAGETRIGLHVVTANTPALRLYESLGYEPTQYNLAKPL, from the coding sequence ATGACGACGACACTGCGGCCGGCCGGGCCGATCCAGTCAGGCGCCGACGGCGCACAGCGGCGCGCGTACGACGTGTGCGACAACGGGCGCCCCGTCGGCTCCGTCGCGCTCGCCGTCGAGCCGGGCGCGGGCGGAGCGACGGGCCTGATCAGAGCCCTGCGGATCGACGAGGCCGTCCGCAGGCGCGGCCGGGGCACCATCGCCGCCCTGGCCTCCGAGGAGATCCTGCGCGGCTGGGGCTGCACCCAGGTGTGTACGGAGGTGGCCGCCGGGGACGCCGCGGGGCAGCGGCTGGCCGCCGCCCTCGGCTACACCGAGCGCAGCCGCAACATGGTCAAGACGCTGCCCGAGGAGCCCCCGGTCCTCCCGGACGGGCTCACCGCCCACCCGATGACGCCCGAGGAGTTCGCCGTCTGGGAGCGCGACGCCGTCGCCGCGTACACGGAGAACCTGGTGAGCCGGGGCGTCCCGCGCGAGGCGGCCCCGGCCGCGGCCCGTGCCTCCCACGCCCGCCACCTCCCGGACGGCCTCGCCACCGAGGGGGTACGGCTGGATTACCTGCGCCGCGAGGGCGAGACCGTCGGCCATGTCTGGGAGGCGCCGTTCGAGATGCATCCCGGGATGCGCATCGGCTACGTGTTCGACGTGGAGGTGGCGGAGCCGTACCGGGGGCGCGGCTACGGGCGGGCCCTGATGCTCCAGGCCGAGCGGATCGCGCTGGCGGCGGGCGAGACGCGGATCGGGCTGCACGTCGTCACGGCCAACACCCCGGCCCTGCGGCTGTACGAATCGCTCGGTTACGAGCCGACCCAGTACAACCTGGCCAAACCGCTGTAG
- a CDS encoding aminotransferase class IV translates to MRIWVNGELRPADDARVSVLDHGLTVGDGVFETLRVSHGRPFALTRHLDRLALSAQGLGLPAPDPDEVRRACTAVVEANPVGLGRLRITYTGGISPLGSDRGDAGPGLVVALGEVSRRPDTTAVVTVPWTRNERSALTGLKTTSYAENVVALARAHEQGASEALFANTVGRLCEGTGSNVFVVLDGQLHTPPVASGCLAGITRALTVEWTGAQETDLPFDVLDRADEVFLTSTLRDVQAVHRIDGRELPGAPGPVTAKAMRIFEERAADDLDP, encoded by the coding sequence ATGAGGATCTGGGTCAACGGCGAGCTGCGCCCCGCCGACGACGCCCGGGTGTCCGTGCTCGACCACGGCCTCACCGTCGGCGACGGCGTCTTCGAGACGCTCCGGGTCTCCCACGGCCGCCCCTTCGCCCTCACCCGCCACCTCGACCGCCTGGCCCTTTCCGCCCAGGGGCTCGGCCTGCCCGCCCCCGACCCGGACGAGGTGCGCCGCGCCTGCACCGCCGTCGTGGAGGCCAACCCGGTCGGGCTCGGACGGCTCCGGATCACGTACACCGGCGGCATCTCGCCCCTCGGCTCCGACCGGGGCGACGCGGGTCCCGGCCTCGTCGTCGCACTCGGCGAGGTGAGCCGGCGCCCCGACACCACGGCCGTCGTCACCGTGCCCTGGACCCGCAATGAGCGCTCGGCGCTCACCGGCCTCAAGACCACCTCGTACGCGGAGAACGTCGTCGCCCTCGCCCGTGCCCACGAGCAGGGCGCGTCCGAGGCGCTGTTCGCCAACACCGTCGGCCGGCTCTGCGAGGGCACCGGGTCCAACGTCTTCGTCGTCCTGGACGGGCAGCTGCACACCCCGCCCGTCGCCTCCGGCTGCCTGGCCGGCATCACCCGGGCGCTCACCGTGGAGTGGACCGGCGCGCAGGAGACCGACCTGCCGTTCGACGTCCTGGACCGGGCCGACGAGGTCTTCCTGACCTCCACCCTCCGGGACGTGCAGGCCGTCCACCGGATCGACGGCCGGGAGCTGCCGGGCGCACCGGGACCGGTCACCGCCAAGGCGATGCGGATCTTCGAGGAGCGCGCGGCCGACGACCTCGACCCGTGA
- a CDS encoding chorismate-binding protein, protein MARFGGLVASGLRDVTSDPAALDSSGFWAVCAGFEGSLTCARFDTVRPAPVPAPAPGAWRGPGTGHWTSSLDREAYTEGVRRIRAYIATGEVYQANLCRVLTAPLPGPGPADVDALTALLARGNPAPYAGTIRLPAHGVEIATASPELFLRRDGRTIESGPIKGTGRTEADLLEKDHAENVMIVDLVRNDLGRVCATGSVTVPDLCAVEKHPGLVHLVSTVRGRLAEGAGWPEILAAAFPPGSVTGAPKSSALRIIRALETAPRGPYCGGIGWVDADRGTASLAVGIRTFWTDRTGAAPLLRFGTGAGITWGSDPEREWDETELKASRLLAVASGAYEATGRTAP, encoded by the coding sequence ATGGCTCGCTTCGGCGGCCTCGTCGCCTCCGGTCTGCGGGATGTGACCAGTGATCCCGCCGCCCTCGACTCGTCCGGCTTCTGGGCCGTCTGCGCGGGCTTCGAAGGTTCCCTGACCTGCGCCCGCTTCGACACCGTACGCCCCGCTCCCGTGCCCGCCCCGGCCCCCGGCGCCTGGCGCGGCCCGGGCACCGGGCACTGGACGTCCTCGCTCGACCGGGAGGCCTACACCGAAGGCGTACGGCGCATCCGCGCGTACATCGCGACCGGCGAGGTCTACCAGGCCAACCTCTGCCGGGTGCTGACCGCACCGCTGCCCGGGCCGGGCCCGGCCGACGTGGACGCCCTCACCGCACTGCTGGCGCGCGGCAACCCCGCCCCGTACGCAGGAACGATTCGGCTCCCCGCGCACGGCGTCGAGATCGCCACCGCGTCCCCCGAGCTCTTCCTGCGCAGGGACGGCCGCACGATCGAGTCCGGCCCCATCAAGGGCACCGGGCGCACCGAGGCGGACCTGCTGGAGAAGGACCACGCCGAGAACGTGATGATCGTGGACCTGGTCCGCAACGACCTGGGCCGGGTCTGCGCCACCGGCTCGGTCACCGTCCCCGACCTCTGCGCCGTCGAGAAGCACCCGGGCCTCGTCCACCTCGTCTCCACCGTGCGCGGCCGCCTCGCCGAGGGCGCCGGCTGGCCGGAGATCCTCGCCGCGGCCTTCCCGCCCGGCTCGGTCACCGGCGCCCCCAAGTCCAGCGCGCTGCGGATCATCCGCGCACTGGAGACCGCTCCGCGCGGCCCGTACTGCGGCGGCATCGGCTGGGTGGACGCCGACCGCGGGACCGCCTCGCTCGCCGTCGGCATCAGGACCTTCTGGACCGACCGCACCGGAGCCGCCCCCCTCCTGCGCTTCGGCACCGGGGCCGGGATCACCTGGGGCTCCGATCCGGAACGCGAATGGGACGAGACCGAACTCAAGGCGTCCAGGCTGCTCGCTGTAGCGTCGGGCGCATACGAAGCAACCGGAAGGACCGCACCATGA
- a CDS encoding TFIIB-type zinc ribbon-containing protein, which yields MQCPKCHAQMHTYNRNGIQIEQCSGCRGIFLDYGELETLTRIESQWTQQAPPPAAPPQAYPSAPAPAWGAPHHGGHHGHYRQKSFGRMLFSS from the coding sequence ATGCAGTGTCCCAAGTGCCACGCACAGATGCACACGTACAACCGCAACGGCATTCAGATCGAGCAGTGCAGCGGCTGCCGGGGGATATTCCTGGACTACGGCGAGCTGGAGACGCTGACCCGCATCGAGTCCCAGTGGACGCAGCAGGCCCCGCCGCCGGCCGCCCCGCCGCAGGCCTACCCCTCCGCCCCCGCGCCCGCCTGGGGCGCCCCGCACCACGGCGGCCACCACGGTCACTACCGGCAGAAGAGCTTCGGCCGGATGCTCTTCTCCTCCTGA